The genomic region ATCTTGCATGTGCTGCAAATGCTCTTGCATTAGTGCTTCGGCACCTTTGGTTTCAAGCACTTTAGACCTGAGCATTAGTGTTTCCTTATCTTCAATAAACGCCCGCGGGTCAGCCGGATAAATTTCTGGGTGGATTCCAGTGTCCATGCGGATGGCATCAACTGGACAGGCATCAACGCAATAACCACAGTAGATACAAAGTAGCGTGTCGATTTCATAGCGGTCAGGAAATTTCTCGATATTGGGGTCATCGTGTTCTGCAGCTTTAATGTAAATACATTTAGCTGGACAAGCTGTGGCGCAAAGAAAGCAAGCAGTGCACTTAACGCTACCATTATCATGCAGCGTTAAACGGTGGCGGCCACGGAAGCGTGGCGAATAATTCAAATGCTCATTGGGGTATTCAATTGTTGCCCAAGGACGTTCTTTGGTTTTAATACCGACTACACTCAAGAGATAACGGGCAAGATTCCCAATCAGGTGCCTACTGGTAACGAGCACACCTTTGAAAATCTCTACGAAATATAGGCGCTCAAGGAGCGTCATTTGTTCGATACGTTTCACTGCTTTTAAACCGTCCTTTTAAGAATCAGAATAGTTCTTTAGCACAAACGGGTGTGTATTTGACAAGGTTTTGAAATTATAAGAGAAACTGGGGGAATATTTGTTATTTATAAAGAGTTTATACACATGACCCAAGTTGTCGAAATTTTCTACTCATTTCAATGTCCTTATTCATATCTAGGGATAGACCGCTTATCTCAACTCGAACAGAAGTTCGATGTCAGGGTTCTTTGGCAGCCGTTTTCAGCTAAAGCTGCAGGACAAGCCGGACCAAGCGCAACCTATTCGCCAGAACGCGCAAACTATATTCGCGAAGATGTAGTGCGTTTAGCTAAGCGTATGGAGTTGCCACTCGTGATGCGCGCTGATTGGCCAGAGAAGGAGCCTGATCCGGAGCGTAGTACGCGTGGCGCTGTGATTGCAGGTGATATGGGCCTTTCCATGGAATACAACATCAAGATGTTTGACTGTTGGTGGGGAACCGGAGAGGATCCAAATGATCAAGCCTTTTTAATTCAATTGTGCGATGAGCTTGATGTTGATCCAGGTGAGTTTCTGGCAAAGCTTTCCAGTCATGATACCCGTGAGCGTGTGCGCGGCCTTTATAAGCGCGGACGTAAGCTGATGGTGTTTGATACACCGATGATTATGATTGGCGAAGAGCGCTATCAAGGCATTGACCGCATTGCGATGGCCGAAGAGCGTTTAACTGAGATGGGATTAAAGCGCTCGCGCACAGTCTAAACGCACTTATCAACGCGTAACAAAATTAATTATTCGCGCCGCGAACTGGCAGCTTATTATTGTAAGGCATGCATAGGGAAGCTCTGATTACGAGGAGAAGCGAGCTTGCGTAAGATTCGATTTCTAGCCGAAGCAAATTTACGTGAAGTGGATTTACCGCTTGTTGCCAGTGCTGCATGCACGATCCGCGGCCCCGAAGCAAAGCATGCCGCCCAAGTTCTGCGTTTGGTCAGCGGGGTTTGCGTAGAAATTCAATTCCCAGATTTGCAACAAACCTGGCATGCACAAATTAATTCTCTCTCAAGTTCTGCAATTGAACTGACCTTGTTAGATCTAGTCATCACAAAAGATTTACCCATCGTGCACCTTGTCTGCGGTTTATTGCGCGGTCCCAAGAACGACTATTTGATCGAAAAAGCAGTCGAGCTTGGAGTTACTTCAATTTCGTTTTTTAAAGGAATTCGCTCTCAGGGCGAGGTAAGTTCAGATTCACGCTTGCCGCGCTTTAATCGGATTGCTCAAGCTGCACTCAAGCAATCGGGTGGAAGTTTGATCCCACAGATTGCAATCTATGACTCGCTTGCAGCAGCGCTAAAAACACTACATCCTAACTCTCAGCCGCGCTTGTCGTTAGCACAAAGGCAAACCCTTGATAGCTCACCAGCCGAGATTCGTTTATTCTGTTCGGAATATTCTCGCACGATGCTGGTGGGAGAAACACAGAGGCAAGTCACTGAAATTAATAGACAAATTAATCGTTTTGGATCGAATCAGTACAATCTTGAGAAATTTAGCAATCCTGCCGACATTAAGAGTACGGAAATCCAGAGTACTGGCAATGACTTATTACAAACATTCATTGTCATTGGTCCAGAGGGCGGATTAACTGCTGAAGAGGAAGCTCAGGGTTGTGAGGGATTTGGTTATAAACAAGTTTTATTAGGTTTTAAGACACTTCGCGCAGAGACTGCTGCAGTAGTTGCTTGTGGAACGCTGCTCCAGATTTTAAGCGAGGCCATGTTAGATTCAAATGCGTTGTCCAAAGTGTAGCTCAGTATCGTCAAACAAAAAGGACTTATGTCCCAAGTGTCGCACTGACTTACGCGCCTTAAAGAAAAAACTCGGAATTCCAATTCATCACCCGAAGTTGTCATATTCGGCACTACGCGCGGTTGAGCTAGGTGAAGAAAGCTCAAAATCGAAAATGAAAAAGGCTGAGGAAGCCAATCAGCCTGCAGTTTTAAACCAGCCACCACAGGCACAGCAACCTCAGAAGCTAGCGCCCCAGCTAGTGCAAGCAAAAATCCAGCAATCTCAAGCGCCAAACCCGAAGCAAGCGGCTCCGCAAGTTACTGAGCCAATGCAGGAAATTCAGTATGAAGAAGTTAGCGAGAAAAAATCCTTTTTCACCTCACTACTCGGCAAATTTAAGAAGACCTCTGGCTCAGTAGATGATGATGCAGAAGTGTTAGACATTAAAGCTCTGCCTACTGAAGAAGAAGAGCTTTTTGAAATTCCAGAATTGCTAACTCCAGGACAAAATTCAACCCAGCCGCTACCTCAGCTTCAGCAGACTAATGTCGGGCAGATACAATCTAAACCCACTCAGCCAATTGCCTCTCATTCGCAAACATTGCCAGCGCATCCAGTAACACAAAATTCTTCGAAGCTTGATCAATCAACACTTCAAGCCTCAACCCCTAGCAGCGCTACCGCAGATAAAATTACACCAATCATTGCCCAGCCTTCTCGCATTCCGCCCAAACCAGCAAGAACAAACACCGACGAATTGCAGAAACTTGTTTCTCAGCAACCGTCGACAATCAGCCTCAAGCCAACACAACCAGTCGTCAGTTCACAGCCTGGTGCGAGACTTTCTGCGCATCCTGCGGCGGCAGTCAATACTCAGGCAGTGCAGTCAGACACGCACAAAATTCCTCCACAACAACAGCGCGATCAAATTAACAACGAATTAATACAAACTGATTCCCCAGTGCGACATGCACTAGAAGGCGCGCTCCCGAGCATCGCTTCGCTTGAAGCCGTCGAGTTTAACGATGACTTGGCAGATTTAGAAAAGCAGCTCGATGCCTTACTCGGAGATGAAGTCGTTGACATTCAAGCTGTACGTGAGGAGGAATCGGAAACCTCAGCGCAAGGCGAATTTTGCTCACTTGAAGTTGATTTTGAAGGCGACGACGCAGACGAAGAAGAGCAAGAAGCGGCTGAAGAGCAAGCTGCAGTTAGTGAAAAAGACGCAGCTGTTGCCAAAGTCAAGAATGACCGATTGGAACTTGAACTTAGAAAGCTTGAGACGATGATTAGTCGGCTTGGTGGGTCTAAAGATGAAGTCAAAGAGCTAATTGAAATGGTTGCCGGCATGTATGGCATGACTGTTGAAGAAATTGAGTCACGCTTAGACCAGAAAGAAGTAGCTGCAGAAGCTGCGGCAGCGCCTGCCCCTGGAGTGATTTTAAGCGCGCCCGTTGAAGTCGATTTAGACGTGGTAGTTGAAGAGGCAGATGAAGATAGCCTTGAAAATCTTGATCAAGAGCTGGAAGCAGCAATCGCTGCGGAACTTAAGACTACTTCCGCAATCGATCAAGCCATTAACCTCGCAGATGGCATTGAGGCTTCATTTACTAACCTTCCTGCCTTTAATCCACTTAGTTCACTTGAAGCAACTTCTGATGTCGCACTTTGGGCGAGATTGACGCAAGATATTCAAAATTTCTACCAAGATGAATATGAAATCGCAGTTCACGATACAATTGGTTTTACGCGTCATAACGACTTTGACGTTCTTTTTGCTCTAGCTGAAAAGGAAATTCGCGACCCAACTACAATTTCTCGCTACATGAACGCCGTAACAATTGCCGATGCCGACAAAGCTCTCGATACAGTTGATTTGATGAGCGAATTTGCGAAATATTCCGAGCAAGCAATCAAGGCTGATGAAGACATTGAGGAAATGAAGAAAATCGGCAGAGCCGTTTTCGTTGCCGAAGAAGAAGAGTCACTGGCTTTGATTGAGTCTAAGCCGGTTGAGCGTTTGGCTGCGTTTGTTGTTGACTTTATCGCTAGTGCAGCGCTGGGTATTGTGCTTTTTTGGTGGTCGCTAGTTCCCCTCGCAGTGCGCCAAGCAATTATCGATGGCGACAAGGTTTACACCTTTGAAATTTACTTAGTAGCACCGAAGCTACTTGCCGCGATTTTTGTGTCCTGGCTTGTCTTAACTACATTGCAACTTGCCGCTAATGGTGCGACCCTAGGTAAAAAACTTTTTCGACTAACTGTCGTTACTCATCACGGCTACATGCTGAGCTTCAAGGAGGCCCTGCTGCGCACAGCACTCCAATCAACTGTTTTCCTCACCCTTGGGCTAACAGCCTTAACAATTCTGCAAAAGAAACCAGCCCTCTACGACCGCCTTGCTGAAACTGCGGTAACTAAACGCCAAACGGAAAAGAAGTAGAACTTTTTCAAGAAGGGGAAGAAAAAGTTAAAGCCTAAGCCTAAGTGGCAATTTCCCAGATAGCGAGGTCAGGCAAGAGCTTTCTTCAGAGTATCAAGCCACCCCGAGCACTCACTTAACCTTGGAAAAATTCAATCGTTTGACGACTTAAACGCCTCTGTCGTATGACCCTACACTTACTGATTTCATTCCAACTGCGCCCAGGTAGCTCAGTCGGTAGAGCAGCGGCCTGAAAAGCCGCGTGTCGGCGGTTCAATTCCGTCCCTGGGCACTCCGATGGGGTTGGAATTTTTCTAAAATCCTACTGCGACAAACACTTTTGGTCTGCGACTTCGTCAGCAACTATAAAAAATCCTGCAACGTATCGCAGGCTTATACGACTCGGATTTTTTATAGTCGCTTCCTCGTCTCGCCTCAAAATTGTTTGCCTCGCTACGGATTTTATAAAAACTCCAACCCCATATCGTTCGCTAAAAAGCTACATTATTTAGACTAAATTTATTGGGCAGTATGTATTTTGCCTCGAGATGTGTTCTAATGTGTTCTAGTTATTTTATGACTAATCGAATCACAGTTGATAAAATCTTGGCGGCACTGACAGGGGCAGGGGAGAAGTCACTACTTGAAGCCTTACGAGAATTAAATTGCACAAGTCCAGTTTTAGTCAGTGGCAAAGAACCCTTTCGGGTCACACGCTTTCTGGATTTTATTAAGGCCGAGGCTAAGCAGCGAAAACTCGAACCCGTAACTTTCTACGCCCAGGATTTTACTACCCAAGGTAAGCAACGCGAACTAAAAAGCCAGCTTGCTAACATTTCGCTCTTTTGCCCTGAATCATTGACGATCATTAAGGGACTTGAAGGCGCTAAGGCGGGAGTAATTGATTTTCTTAACAGCGCACTTGTAACGCTCCCCAGCCATTCGACTGTAATGCTCGTTGCCGCTGGTAGTGAAACCAATAAGGCCCTGGAAAAACTCGAGGTTAAATCAAATCTTGAAATTTCTGCACTTAACCCAGAAAACCTTAAACGCTGGATCTCACGCGAAAGCGAACGTTATGGACTAAAAGCAGTCGAGAGTGAAGCTGCAAGTTTGTTGGCAGAATTATTTCAAGAAGACCTTGCTGGTCTATCGCTTGAGCTTTCGCGCATCGCCTTAATCTTGAATCCTGGGGAAACTGTCACGCGCCAACATGTCGAAACGCTAACTCATCTTGAGCGTGAACAGTCGGGATATTTCTTAATTCGCTCAATCGCGGCACAAAACCTTTCTGCTGTGCTTGACCAAGTGCAACGCTTAATGCGCCAAGGTCAACATCCACTTCAAGCCGTCTATTTTTTGAGCCAAGCCACACGGGCATTAATCGCGGAAAAAGAATACGGGAAAGCGGCTTCGACTCAGGCCAAAGACGTTGCTAAGTTTTGGGTGCTGAAAAACCTTTCTGGCGTTTCTAATCGTTTTAGTCTGGAGGCTTTAACGCAGATGCTGAGCGAACTTGCTACTCTGGACCTTAGTATTAAAAGTTCAAATCTCACCCCAGAATTCCTCTATGAGCAGGCCTTACTTCGTAGTACGCTCTATCCATTAAGTCAGCAAATGGAGACAATTCGTGGCGCTTCCTGAAATCCCACCCGTACTGCAAAAGGCATTTATGCTTTTTTGCGATGAATTTGCCCAGCATGAGAAAATTTTTACAGCGGCGTTGAATGCCCCTGAGCAAATGACAGCTTTACTGGAGCAAGTGCGCCAGCGCCTACATACTATCCGTGGCGGCGCGGGCTTTTTTCAGCTCAATGAAATCGTCGACTCGAGTAAGGCCGGAGAGCTCTTGATTAAATCCCTTGGCGGCGCTGCTCCAAGTCCTGAGCAGCTGCAAGAAATTTCTGGGCATGTGCAAAAGGTTTTAGCCCTGGGCCGGGCTTTGGTTGCGGAAGTGAAGGGCGGAGCTAAATAAGCCTCTAATCAAAACAATCTTGTTATTAATGAATTTAATTGCCTGTAGATGGCAATAGTGAAGACAAAACTTGCAATTAGCTGTGACTGCGAACAAAGTCCATTCGGCGAAGCCCGCTCTGACTTCTACCCGAACGCTCACGCCGAGGGAAGCGAAGTCGAACGGGCTCAGGGCAAGCTCCGCAAGCTGTTCACTTGGTTCTTCACCCGTCATTGCGAACGAAGTGAAGCAATCTGTTCACTGAGCACGAGAAAAATATTGTTTACCGGTGAACAGATTGCCGCAGTCGAACAAACAAGTTTGTTCTCCTTCTCAATGACACGAAACGCAAACAGATTGTAGAACCTGGTCTGCGTTCAGCTCCGGCTATTCTTGCCCTGAGTGGGTCGAAGGCAGAGCAACCTCGGCCTTAATTTCTAGCTCTGCTTTGTTCCTTCGACCTGAATCTCAATCTTCACCTCATCGCCTACGGCAACTCCACCAGTTTCAAGTATTTTGTTCCAAGTCAGGCCGTAATCTTTGCGGTTAATTTCAGTGCTTGCGATAAAAGCTGCATGCTCCTTGCCATAGAAGGGGTCTTTAGCTGCACCTTCAAAAGTTGCACTTAAAGTGACGGGCTTTGAAATGTCTTTAATTTTTAAAAGCCCATGGATTTTGAAGTTCTTGTCATCGACTTTTTCGACAGACTTGCTAGTGAAAGTCATTTTCGGGAATTTCGTTGCGGCAAAGAAATCATCGCCACGTAGGTGGTCATCACGTTTAGTTTCATTCGTATTAATACTAGTCACATCGATTTCGGCATTAACTGCTGACTTTGTAATGTCCTTTGTGTCGAACATAAAGTCGCCTTTAAATGTATCAAAGCGCCCGACCACGGTGCTGATACCTAAATGCTTGATTTTAAAAATTACTTGAGAGTGCGCAGTGTCGATTGCATAGTTGTCGGCGGCTAAAGCCGAGGTTCCAGCAAAAATAGTTAGTATTGAAAGTAATTTAAAGCGTTTCATTCATATCTCCTTAGATCGGCAAGCACCCTTAAAAGCGGGCTTATTTAATAACAACAACCAGGCGCATTCTATCCGGAAAATCTTTCTGGGCAAGGCGCTGTGTATGCAAGAAGACTTGATACTTTTAAGCTTTCTGATAAACTTCATGCCTATTTCGTAATTCTAAGTTTTATTCTTTGGGTAGATGACTAATTACTTTTCGCCTCAAGTGCGTGACAGGACGCGTGTAACTTGCGGCGAGGAGAGAGAATTTTTAGGTTTTTAACATTGACGATCGACTTTTTTAAGTCTGTGGGCCGTTTTGTGAACTTTGATGGCAGAAATTGCTTATTTGAGTTTTCAAAACGGTTCAGGGACGCCTGTAATCGGTAATCCTTCCGGACAGGAGGGGGTAAGGAGAACGCAAGAAAGATGATCGATCTACAATGGTTAGGAAAGTGCATTAAGCTACTTGAAGGGCTCGAAAGAAACATCCGCGAATGCGGATTTGAAGACCAGGAATGCGGGTATGACGACGGAGATCTGTGCCTTGCTGCGGACGTATGCAAGGGCGCTGCCGCGATTTTGAGCGGTAAGGGCGAACCCAACAAAATTGGATCTCCTGAAACTCAGGACTTCAATAAGGGAAAAACCTTGACGACGCTGCTGCTCTTGATTGGCGGAGCACTTCGCGAAGTCGAGCCAATGATTCCCCACATGCAAGCTTCCGATGCTGCGCGGAGTGTTCAAGAGGCTGTTGATTCGCTCGACATGCAATTGAATGCGGTGAGGACTGCGATTACGAAGCGCAAGCAACAAAAGGACTTCGCACGAGCTGGTTCGGGATAGGTTCAAAAGGGAGGTGGTGACAGCACCTCCCCAGAACTTTTCAGGATTAATTCTCTCTCTCAGCCTTTTTCACCGAGCCTGCTTCTCCGCACCTGCTCTGGCTTTTTCCAGTTGCAATATCTCTAATATAATATTCCCAACTCACGCCACTTTAACTTAATCAAGCCCTGAGCAGGAAAAAATCTATCTTTTTTTACCTAAAACTAAGAAAAATATTTCAAAAATGAACACACGTTCCATTGCTTAACTAGATCCCGACTGCTACGAAATAATTTGAGACAAAGATCTTGCTCAACTCGGCAGATGATTTTCGAAAGATTACATCCAGCCAATGTCGTAAATACGAATCAGAGTATATGCCGGCGTGTATATACTGAGTGTTTAATAAGTTGTGGTGGTGAAAGTGGTCGATTTCAATGTTTTTGCCGAAATCGACCACCGCGGTGGCGGATGAATAATTACTCAGCATTAGACATCGACCTAGACTCTAGAAAAATACTGGAGACTAAGATCATGAGTAGCGACTCACAGGGACCAAGGAATTTAAGTACAGGCAACGCTGTTCTGAAAATTAACCCCGAAACTAAGCAAATTCATTTTGATTACGCAGAATTTCTCTACATTCTTTGCCAAAAAGCAGATTACTTAATCACCTGTCTAGAGCGACAGAAAGAGCCACTGCGCATGCTCGAGAACGTCTTTTCCGTAGCTGTCACATTGCTCGACTCCTTTTCGATTTCGGATACGACAGGCAAGCATCGTAAGCTGACTTTAATCAAATCCGGGGAAAATGATTTTCCCAATAGCTACCGCAGTATCGAAAACAATTGCCTAAAAAGTGACGGCTTACTCGATCTCAAGCTTTTGCTCGAAAACATCTGCAAGCGCGGTGATGAAATTAGTAAATCAGAGGAAACCGAAAAAGAAAAGCTCGTGGCATTACGCGATATTCTCCACAATGCTACTCACCTGATTCGTAAAGAACGAATCCTCCGTTTTGGTCATGACGACTGGTCCGAGAGGCAGATGTGATGTAGCAGGCCCCATCACAGACTTAGGCTTGAACTTGGACTTAACCTTCCCCTTTATCCCCCTATCCCTAGTGTCATCCTACTATAGAAACCGCAGGTCTATAGTAAGATGACAGGAGGGGAGAATAAAGGATAAGGTTAAGTCCAAGTTCAAGCCTAAGAACTAAAGTAAATCTTTGGTTGATACTTCCTACCTTGCCATCAAATGGAAATGCAAATATCCAATGTGTTGATAGCCGGGGCCGTTGGTGAAGATTTTATAGCCATGATATTTTTCCTCGCGAATGTAGCGCCCCATTACGGCGTAGGCATCTTCGATATAAGTTAAATCGTCTTGGGAGAAATCCCCAACTTCCTTGATGTCTTTCTTAGGGAAAATCACATAGTGAATTGGCGCCGAAGGAAAGGGGTGCTTGATCATGATCGATTTATCGGTTTCATAGACAAGGTCAGGAATTGTTCCAGAGGGGAGCTTTTGAGCCCAGACTGAAGTGATAAACCCAGTGATTTTTGCTGGCGTCCAGCAATTTTTATTACAAGCCTCAGTCGGCACAAACTGCCTGATACAGGTGTCAGAGAATAAATAAACTCCAGAGCCGAGCCCAAGCACCAGCCCAATTAAAATTCCAATGACAGTGTAAAATCTAGCACTCATGACTTTATATCATCTGGAAAAATCTCTCGCTCCTACGTGTCCGCCGGAGCCGGCGTAGCCGCGTAGGCGGAAGAAATTGGCCAACATCAGACGTAATCATAGTAGTTCGTTGGCGGCCTGAGCGAGATCACTACGGATGATATTGGTTAGATGTAAATGCACCGCTTGCGGCCAGTCTCTAAAAGCATTGATTGCATGGACTAGTCCATTGTTGCGGCGTGATAGTAGTTGATTGTCGATCTGACTTTCATCCCCAAGCACAACTACGACACTGCCTTCGCCAAGACGAGTAAGTAAGACCTTAAGCGGGCCGCGTTCGATATTTTGTGCTTCTTCAAGGATTACAAAACAGCGCCTAAATGTGCGGCCACGGATATAAGTGAGCGGTACCATTTCGAGGCGGTCTTCCATCTCCAGCCAAGTCTTAGCATCAAATCCTTTCTGCGTGGTTTGCGCTCGATAAACCCCGCGTTGTTTGCGCCCTTCATCTGGTGAGGGAACTTGCACAATCGCGCGCAGGTTATCCTCAATCGGACCTCCCCAGGGGCGGACTTTTTCTTCGAGAGTGCCAGGCAGATAACCCATCGAAGTGCCAACTTCAACCATCGGGCGAGTGATAATAATGCGATCAAACTGATTACGTTCGATTCTTTCCCAGGCAGCAGCAAGTGTTAGAAATGATTTACCGCTACCAGCTGGGCCAGAGATTGTAATCAAGCGCACTCCACCTTGAGCCATCGGGTCCGATTCTCCGCAGCCCATCAAGGTCCAGAGTAATAATTTTTGTCGCGTGTTTTTGCCTTGCACTTCGCCAGCAACTTTTAAGTAGTCGACTTTGGAGCGATCGATGATTTCAGCTTGCTTGCGCTCGGGGTCGCGCATCAAGGCATAGCAGTAGTGCACACTTGGGTTCTCACGATTTACGAGGTGAAAAAACTCGTTCATAAAAGGCTTAAATTTCGGCTCGTAATAGCCAGCATTAATCGCCCGATCGAGTTCTTCGGGGCTAAGTTCAATGCGGTGGTAGCCCATTTCGTAGTTCATTTCTGGAGCGCAGACTGATTTTAATTCCTCGGCGGCAAGTCCATAGACGCTGCGTGCCAGCACGCGGATGATGCGGTCTTGAGTGATGAGTGTGACGTGTTTATCGTCTGTGCTAGCTTCATCATCGTCACTTTCGCTGCGCTGAGCTGCAAGACTATCTTCAATCTCCAGGGCGGTGGCAAGAATTTCGTGTGCAGCGTTACTTGCCTTTAATCCCCAAGCGACAACTTTGTTCGAGTTTGGGCGCGGGGCAATTCTCAGCGTGCCGCCTTTTTCTGTTTCTACACCT from bacterium harbors:
- a CDS encoding 4Fe-4S dicluster domain-containing protein encodes the protein MTLLERLYFVEIFKGVLVTSRHLIGNLARYLLSVVGIKTKERPWATIEYPNEHLNYSPRFRGRHRLTLHDNGSVKCTACFLCATACPAKCIYIKAAEHDDPNIEKFPDRYEIDTLLCIYCGYCVDACPVDAIRMDTGIHPEIYPADPRAFIEDKETLMLRSKVLETKGAEALMQEHLQHMQDVEKNPFSSNY
- a CDS encoding RsmE family RNA methyltransferase; amino-acid sequence: MRKIRFLAEANLREVDLPLVASAACTIRGPEAKHAAQVLRLVSGVCVEIQFPDLQQTWHAQINSLSSSAIELTLLDLVITKDLPIVHLVCGLLRGPKNDYLIEKAVELGVTSISFFKGIRSQGEVSSDSRLPRFNRIAQAALKQSGGSLIPQIAIYDSLAAALKTLHPNSQPRLSLAQRQTLDSSPAEIRLFCSEYSRTMLVGETQRQVTEINRQINRFGSNQYNLEKFSNPADIKSTEIQSTGNDLLQTFIVIGPEGGLTAEEEAQGCEGFGYKQVLLGFKTLRAETAAVVACGTLLQILSEAMLDSNALSKV
- a CDS encoding PhoH family protein translates to MPTSKIFVLDTSAIISLVQDVTTFRVGSGLPAFAGVLGDNEIIIPRVVLDQLDSIKDDSGDRAKVAAEAGRQLEYYSSLGSLLEGVETEKGGTLRIAPRPNSNKVVAWGLKASNAAHEILATALEIEDSLAAQRSESDDDEASTDDKHVTLITQDRIIRVLARSVYGLAAEELKSVCAPEMNYEMGYHRIELSPEELDRAINAGYYEPKFKPFMNEFFHLVNRENPSVHYCYALMRDPERKQAEIIDRSKVDYLKVAGEVQGKNTRQKLLLWTLMGCGESDPMAQGGVRLITISGPAGSGKSFLTLAAAWERIERNQFDRIIITRPMVEVGTSMGYLPGTLEEKVRPWGGPIEDNLRAIVQVPSPDEGRKQRGVYRAQTTQKGFDAKTWLEMEDRLEMVPLTYIRGRTFRRCFVILEEAQNIERGPLKVLLTRLGEGSVVVVLGDESQIDNQLLSRRNNGLVHAINAFRDWPQAVHLHLTNIIRSDLAQAANELL
- a CDS encoding HIT domain-containing protein, giving the protein MSARFYTVIGILIGLVLGLGSGVYLFSDTCIRQFVPTEACNKNCWTPAKITGFITSVWAQKLPSGTIPDLVYETDKSIMIKHPFPSAPIHYVIFPKKDIKEVGDFSQDDLTYIEDAYAVMGRYIREEKYHGYKIFTNGPGYQHIGYLHFHLMAR
- a CDS encoding polyisoprenoid-binding protein, which translates into the protein MKRFKLLSILTIFAGTSALAADNYAIDTAHSQVIFKIKHLGISTVVGRFDTFKGDFMFDTKDITKSAVNAEIDVTSINTNETKRDDHLRGDDFFAATKFPKMTFTSKSVEKVDDKNFKIHGLLKIKDISKPVTLSATFEGAAKDPFYGKEHAAFIASTEINRKDYGLTWNKILETGGVAVGDEVKIEIQVEGTKQS
- a CDS encoding RDD family protein yields the protein MRCPKCSSVSSNKKDLCPKCRTDLRALKKKLGIPIHHPKLSYSALRAVELGEESSKSKMKKAEEANQPAVLNQPPQAQQPQKLAPQLVQAKIQQSQAPNPKQAAPQVTEPMQEIQYEEVSEKKSFFTSLLGKFKKTSGSVDDDAEVLDIKALPTEEEELFEIPELLTPGQNSTQPLPQLQQTNVGQIQSKPTQPIASHSQTLPAHPVTQNSSKLDQSTLQASTPSSATADKITPIIAQPSRIPPKPARTNTDELQKLVSQQPSTISLKPTQPVVSSQPGARLSAHPAAAVNTQAVQSDTHKIPPQQQRDQINNELIQTDSPVRHALEGALPSIASLEAVEFNDDLADLEKQLDALLGDEVVDIQAVREEESETSAQGEFCSLEVDFEGDDADEEEQEAAEEQAAVSEKDAAVAKVKNDRLELELRKLETMISRLGGSKDEVKELIEMVAGMYGMTVEEIESRLDQKEVAAEAAAAPAPGVILSAPVEVDLDVVVEEADEDSLENLDQELEAAIAAELKTTSAIDQAINLADGIEASFTNLPAFNPLSSLEATSDVALWARLTQDIQNFYQDEYEIAVHDTIGFTRHNDFDVLFALAEKEIRDPTTISRYMNAVTIADADKALDTVDLMSEFAKYSEQAIKADEDIEEMKKIGRAVFVAEEEESLALIESKPVERLAAFVVDFIASAALGIVLFWWSLVPLAVRQAIIDGDKVYTFEIYLVAPKLLAAIFVSWLVLTTLQLAANGATLGKKLFRLTVVTHHGYMLSFKEALLRTALQSTVFLTLGLTALTILQKKPALYDRLAETAVTKRQTEKK
- a CDS encoding DsbA family protein, whose product is MTQVVEIFYSFQCPYSYLGIDRLSQLEQKFDVRVLWQPFSAKAAGQAGPSATYSPERANYIREDVVRLAKRMELPLVMRADWPEKEPDPERSTRGAVIAGDMGLSMEYNIKMFDCWWGTGEDPNDQAFLIQLCDELDVDPGEFLAKLSSHDTRERVRGLYKRGRKLMVFDTPMIMIGEERYQGIDRIAMAEERLTEMGLKRSRTV
- a CDS encoding Hpt domain-containing protein produces the protein MALPEIPPVLQKAFMLFCDEFAQHEKIFTAALNAPEQMTALLEQVRQRLHTIRGGAGFFQLNEIVDSSKAGELLIKSLGGAAPSPEQLQEISGHVQKVLALGRALVAEVKGGAK